TAATTCTAAAACACATAATATTACGGCCTTTCTATGACCTTAGGAACAAAATGATACCATGGTTGAGAATGTTCCTCTGTAGTACCTCTCCATCTGTTTGTGGTGCTTTTCCTCCCGGGCCTGAGCCTTCATCTGCTGCACCTCGATGGTATCaggctttctcctcctcatgtACAACTCGTGGTTACCCATACACAATGCCAAGATCCGCTTGTTGATGCGCAGTCGCGGGGCATAAAACACAAAGTcctacatgtttttaaaaaaagagaagggaagaaaataCATCCTTAATGTGAAGCAGAACATGTTCCCTGTATACATTAAGCagaaagtgaaatatttgtaGACCTTTGATGAATTTGACACTCACAGGTGCTTTCTTGTCAATAGGTTTGATGACAAACTTCTTGTCATTGAAAGAGATGTTTCGAATCTCACTCCAGGGGAAGCCAATCTTTGGTGTCaacctgaaaaaataaatgtccaaAAGTGGTTAACAATTTACACTTTTACAGCATTTGTATCTCACTTATATGATGATATAAGTAGAGGATGTTACACAGTTGATTGTAAAGTGTCTTATAACATTCAGCCAGCAGATGGTGCCTAGTATAAACAGACCACCTTATAGGAAAGATTCTTTTTCAGTTTATGTTTCAAcctccacttttattttttcagttaagTGGTTAAGAATAGTGACAGGAAAGACAAGGCGGTGGATGAAAATATCACTTCCTGCCAAGGATTAAAAGGATGGAGGGTGTTCTCTAATCTCGAAGGaacaaatgaaaagggaaaaggtgATAATGAAGAGATTGCTGCctaagaagagagaaagaaactgtcccttatttccttcctttgtcACCTGGACAAGAGAAGAAGGATAGCAGTTGTGATGACCTAAGATaacagacaggaaaggaaaagCAGTGAGAGGAAATACTACACGGGTTGTGTGTGGTTAAATCTATCCTTtcttccacaaaaaaagaaatctctgaCCAGAGGACAGGAACGACTCTCCTACAATGGACAGACAGTCTTCCTTGCTCCTTCAGTTTTcacttaatataaaaatatatttgcttCCCCTAAACTTAAACGTTGTACATCTCATTTTGGCATCGAGCCTCTCACAAAGTGAGAAAATGGTAGCCTGGCTGATTTATGTGAAAGTAGCTCTGTTGACACTAAATAATgttatatgtatgtaatatgATATATAGTGTAATATTTATTGGCAAATGGATCCATATTCAGGTACAGAGTTTCCAACTAAGTACGGGTTTAAAatgtcagctgctgcagtttggaaATGATTAGAACcagtactgtaaatgtgttcacAAGCCAAAGAGTGTGCCtaacaccaaaataaaacaccacattaaaaaaagctAAACAGCCAGTTCTTTACAAGTCtgatcaataaagtttatctGTTTTGAGTGCTTACAGTATGTGCTCTGCAGgcataacagaaacaaaactaacCCACATAATTATCTTTGTCCTTTGGGTATTGGATGGCTTCAAAATctataaaacacatgaaaagctatactctgattaaacATTCCATACAAAAAGCTCCAGGCAAAGACACAAGCTGAAAGAAGCATATTATATTTTGCTTATCATTGTCCACGATCTAAATGCTGACATTACTGCAATGCACCCACCTAGGGCTTCACTGTGTGATAAAGTTGCCCCTAGTTGTGAGATGAACTGATGATAGTAATTTAAACTTTGCGCAAAATCTTGcgcatttatatatatataaataataaaacacaaggcTCTGATCTAGCGGTGAGGTTGTGTGACACAGCAGGTATAACAGACACTGTTACGACAACACGCGTTGACACACACCGGTTGTAACACACTGTGTCAtaggcctcctcctcctcagttgtcctcatgtctgctgctgtttagtAATCAACTGCAAACCACAGCTCTGAGCCCTTCGCAagcatgtgtctgtatgtgacGGGATCCATACCAAAATGCGACACATCCATTTTGGGAAACAAACAGAATCTGAAACATGTCTCAGCCTTAATGGTAACTCCAAACAGTTTTCACTGTCAGGCTAACGATGCAAACAGgctggattttatttttcccccAGAATGCACCactcattttgtaaataaactCAACAAATCTGTTAGTGTGTGCGTCCCTTACTTGTCTTCGTGTTCGTAGATGTTGAGGCCAAGGGCATCCACGCCCAGCCACAGCTGTGTGCCCTTCTTGTTTTTGATCTCGAAGTAGTTGACGCCATACATTTCCAAGTCTTGGGCGATTTTAAGATATTCCATCATAGAGTCCTCTCtagagaggagaaaaagcagGAGGAGTTAGAAgattttatattgtgtatgttttattaGAAAATGTCCACATTAACATCAGTAAAAGTGTGTTATAAAGCATTCATAAAGTAATTTTATAAAGCAAATGATGCTGAATCATACAATGAAATCACACATTCCAATAAAGGTAGGTCAACACTCTGTGTGGAAACTTTTGGCCTTGTTCAGCCTTCTACAATAAGCAGCTGCACAGACAATGAAATGGTTCCACGTCCTAACATGATAAAACAAGCCCAACATGTACAAATTTTCTTAGTCTCTCAAGTGAAGAATTTGAAAAGGAAAGGTTGACAGATACCTGAGCATTCCTCGGTGTTCTTCATGCCAAGTCTGTATCCTGTCCTCCCACTGCTCCTTGGTCAGCTTGTGCTGCTCCAGGActctgtgcacacaaacacaatgactTCACCTGAAGGGATGTTGAACAGCACAGAATAATTTCCTCAAGAGGAAATCATTGAAAATTCCAACTGGGAAGGCAACACATTCCAGGTTTCAACAGatctggagtgtgtgtttgtgtttgtgtgtgaaaactcAAGGGACACCTCCTTTTCACCATCAGTCAATTTGGCTCACAGCAGAGCCATATAAGTTGGgacatattttgtgtgtgtgtgtacctctgaGGCAGCAGTCTGTCATGGGTAAGGTACCCGGGCTTGTGGGCATCTTTGTTGTAGTCTCCATATTTGGCCTGGACCGAGTAAGACGCCAGAAGCACAGCTGTCTCTGGGGGACAGTAGTTCTCATCGTTCAGGATGGCCTCCTTCACCTGGCACAACGGGAGGGAGCGATGGAGTTAACAAATGGAActtatttaatttattcaacactgcatttttttccaaataaaaaactacttttaattgaattattaattCAATCAACTATTTCCCAGGTGTGGCCTACTCATGCAATGAGAGAGATGAATGATGGTAATGAATTACACAATATGATATGTGCATTTTTGAAGTTactaaaaatgtactttatttagtAAAATCTACTGTTTGCTTCTTGCTCTCATTTGCTGTCCAGCTGACAGCTAACCTTGTAAAGTTAAAACGTCATCCTGACGCTATTTGTCTTGTCAATagggtgatgatgtcatcagtgtGTGCCAGTAGAGTAAATGCATTTACTTGCACCAATCTCCCAATAATCACGTTTTAGTAGAAGATGAACACTCTCATTAattggcattttcttttgcagattttctggaGTGAGTGGCTTGTTACCTGCAAGAAGAAGAGTCTCTGGGTGATCTCTTGGATTAGTTCCTCTGAGACATCCTCTGGGAAGAACTTGGCTCTGAACTTAAACTGCAGAGGGTTCTCTTTCTTCACGTCCTGCTGGGTCACCTggacaacaaaagacaaaatcacCATCCATTAATCAGCaaatcaaagagaaaaaagcaaaacgTTGTCACAGCTACATCTCAGTGAGTGGcctggagggaagaaaaggtCACAACAAAGCTTTGTGACTTTGGTATGTTGTCTGAATTGTGCTGCTTTTGAAACATCCATTTCATAATTTCCTTGAAGCCATATCAAAGTGACTTAAGGGACTGTAATAACCAACCACACTCATCACAACACTTCTGTAATCTGGTCACAGTCAGTCACAACAGATCTTTCGATATCTGAGGATATGTGCTACTGGTCTGGGCTGTACGTACTGTATGTGCGCACAGTTGTTGCTCACACACATTGAAAATAGTTTCCATTGGAGCACTGCTAGTTAGAGGAAATCCTGTCACAGATCTCGCAGACAGCCTCGACTGCATTGGTCTACATTGGCTGGAGGGCCtcagcacacatacacccacacacactggtttCACAGCATTCAatttttcatcacatttgtcTATAGCCCCTCTTCCACTTGTAGAGTGTGAGGCAAATTTCTGTCATGcatacatggaaacacacagacacactgttaaAGCAGGCTGAAGGGTGTGTTGGcctgagtgagagaggaagccTGTTAAAAGAGCACATTTGAGGCTCCAGACCACAGCAGAGCTTCGAGGCAAATCCcagacaaacaacagacactgactggaagaaagacaaacagataaaGAGTGAAGGAAAGCGAAAGATCTTGACAaagaattcaaatgaaaaaacgATGTGTTTCAGTGGTTATGACAAAGAAGAAGATTAAAGCAGAGGAAGACTAACCTTTTTATTGAGTTTGAGCCAGGTGATGTAGCCTTTACTGTCCACATACTGTAGGCCAAAGAACCAGACCTCCCGCAGTCCCACCGTCTTCACCACctgagaataaaacaaaaggcaatCTGAATTCTCACAGTTGCTACAAGCATCAATTTTAAAATTACGTTTATGGCAGTTTTGCCTTTTctgtgaacagacagacaggaaacacgtGACGTGCCACAAAGGACCCCGGCCTGAATTGAACCAGTAACATCATGGTTATGCAGCAAGCATCTTAAATCACTCAACCACCAGAATACCTACATATCATTTTAGCAGATGATCATCACAATAAACGAGATGATAACCAACACTGGCAGCCTGTACCAATTTTTACATTAGGCTCCAGTTGGATTCACAGGACACCAAGCTGATCTCCTTTTTACAGCTTGACACTGAACGGGTCATTTAAAGGGCTGTTGGGTAGCTGCAAAAGCCAGAATGCTTCGTCATGTGTGCATTATTTTTAAAGATGTCTTGTAATCAAAGGGAggcacagcagaaaacaaaatcttGAAAGTGAACTTTCTTTAGCCCCTATACATTTTCAGAGCAACTTGTGCATGTCACATTTCGTATCACACATTCTTCCCAACATGCAGCAGTATTTTCACATTAGACTACTCTGCGTAACACACCCAACCATTCTACTTGTTTGGATTGTGTGGGAGCACATGAAATGCTTCCTGGCTGACTGGATCATAGGCTCGACTGATTTTCTTTGTGGTGCTAGAATAATCATCCTTAGATGTGCTATTAAATGCTGCTCAAGTGCCTGCTGTAGGAGATTCTTAAAttaactaataaataaatgcatattgGGAGATAATGTAAACCGTGTGAGCAAGAATAAGTTCTCTGTCCATAGTGAAAtgcccttttttttaaaaaaaaaaaaaaagagaaaaactacTAAATCTCTGCTTCCTGCTCCTGTTTTGGCAGCAAACAGCAAAGGTGAGACCCAAGTGATTGCACCCAACATGTCTGTTACAATCCATTACTGAATATAAAAACTGTGTGCGCCTACAACTAAAGTGAGCCAACTTCTAACATCAAAACAGCTTTTTGGAAAGCAGTAACCAGTCCAACATTTATGGTTTTTGTCACTCATGCTCACCTGGTCAAAGAGCTGCTTTCCTGTGGTGTTAGGTTGGATGGCAAACTCCAGCTCTGCATCCATGGTGGTCACACGGACGTTGAtctagaaaacaaacacaacaagatGTTTACTTCGATTGCCATATTACACAGGCAAAGATTTGACATTGAGACATCAGATACAGCGCTGCTGCTCGACTCAATTCAAAAAGGTCATAATACCGTAACTACACCATACTAAACGTCCACTAATCTCCATAATCCATCAGGCAACATTACTGGCAGCAAACTCGTTTTCATTTTAGCTTTGCTTGGGAGGTGCAGTTACATTTTTGTTAATGTAAACATGCATGCATCCTGTTGATGCCCTCAAAATTATATCCTTCCACTGGCCAACCATTTTAAGGACTTTGTGAGGAGTTTTGTGAAGCAGCTGGAGGCTTTTTTGGTTAACACTAACTCTTACCATAAAAACAGGTTAACATAAATATATGGAGATTTAAGCACTCTGTTGTAAGTGGATATTTCAACATTGCAGGGTGGAATAGTAAAAGAAGGAAACTGTCTAATGGGACCACTGGGGGTCCCATTAGATAGAGAGCTGCACACAACAATGTCTCACTAAGAGACAGATCTATGTAAAGCTCAGTGCTTACTTCTGACTTCATTCACCACAACATAATATATACTGAAGGATGTGGTGCACAGCATGTAGGCACCAACATAAGGGCGGCTGTTGAACTCTTTCTCAGTCGAGCAACAATCTTCCAGGAAATTACAGAATTGGAGTATGTTTGCAATGTGTCAATTTCCCTCAATACTAACCCACGTTTAGTAAAGGGGCCGTGTAAACTTgggtctctctccttctttccatCCTACAGTGCCTGAATGAGCAAGCCCCACCTATCAAGGCACTCTACTACTCAAGGGCCTCCGTTAGGGTGGAGCAGAGAGTACAACTCAGTGATTGGCTGTGGCCTGTTAAAAGGCACTGGCAGTAGGCCTAGCACAGAACAGAGCGGGGCTGACCTCTGAGGCATCCTTTCTcccacacctacacacactccGTATGTTGCCTCAGTTGTTGGTTAACAACACGAGACACAGAGGGACACGCGTAGTGCAGAGGAAGGCGGGAAGCCAAATGAGAGGCAGAGTGCAAAAGCAAAAAGTTTAGCAAGAGtgcaagaagagagagagaaaaaagtgagGGAGATAGAACGCaacagaaagcaagagagatGATCTGGGGTGTACTCCTTTTGAGATTAAGTTACAGCGAGGTTAGTGTAGATGAGCCAAccatacaaaaaaaaggagggaaaagagaaggGACACAGAAAGATGAAACTGCGGAAAAGAACCTTCGTTTTCCTCCGAGCAATTATACACAAAACCTCAGGAactttgcttctctctctctctctctgcaatgAATAATCCATGAAACTTGTGTCTATACAGCACATACCTGGACTCCCCCGCGCCACATGGAGCTCAGACCACAATGTatctgcctctgtctccctctcatcaATTACCCATGAAAAGTTGCAGCACTTTCTCCACACTATAGACATCTTACATGAACACTCCTGCATGGCCTACACTATTACTGTAATGTGCAACAGTCCatttatataacattattttaaaaaaagtgactgAACTGTATGCCACATGTTCATAATCTAACCTGCTTAAGGGCAAGCTTTATTTGGGTTGGAAAATGTGGGCAGCTTCACGGGAAAAGATTAAGTCTTAAGTGACTAAATGATTGTATTTTGCCTTCAGTCAGGGTCAATTTTCAATTGATGCAGTTGCTGCATTAGAACACATGTTGTGCTCTTTGAGACCAAATCTCTCTGGCATGCCTGTTGCCAATGTGTCTTTCAATGAAGATTCCACACAGAGAGGCACTTTATTTTTAGTCCACATCAAGACCAAGGCTTAATCCATGTCTGGGAAAATCAACCCACATTGCAATACATGCCAATTATCTGcaggggaggaaaaagaaattgaTTCACAAAAGGACTGCTTTTCAGGGTGCAGGAGTGGAGTAGGTAAAGTGATCATATGGGCCTGTATAAAATAGGCCCTAAGTAGCCAACATTTTTTAGAGTGATTGTCCTAAGCTGTTAAGAGTTGCCAGCGGGTGATGAATAACAGgaaagacatgcacacacattcaatcaGGTAAATATATATCATCAAACTTCTTTAAAGAGTGCTGGAATTGAAACTTTTTGTGACTCGTTTTGTCTAGGATGATCACTGCATTTACAAAACTATGCCTGCTGTGCAAAAACAAGATCTTCCAATTAATACTTAATTGAAAACAAGGAAATTAATctacaaaagcaaaataaatttTTGCTATCTCACTGTAAATACCCTGATTTAAATATGATGCAATACAGACCTGCACTTACTCAAGATGCAGAGATcttttgtgaaaatgttctgCAACAAATTCCATCACACTAAATAAAGCCAACCAAGGCAAAACCTTTGACTACTATGGCAAAATCTCAATCTACGCTAGCAAGTGCACAAAACACACCCCTGAAAAAGCCACATTGGCAAAATAACTTGTTCATGGTTCACTGACAGATGAATTAAGACTGTTGGTTTCAAGAGTAGCTGCCTCATTGACTTTCTGAGACAGGAGTGGTTATGGAGAATGTAGTGCTGAGCTGGGGTTTCCAAGTGACCGGACTCGAATGTCCCTTCCCCTGCATTTGTGTGGggcctgcctttgtgtgtgtgtgtctctgccaaAACATAGCCAACCCACAGAGCAAAGAGGTGGAATCCTGTATGGACCAGACGGTCAGTTAATCCTCTCTCttgcagagagagggggaggagaagagcgACAACAACATGCCAAGGCACTGACACAGCTAATCACACACTCTGATAACTGAGAAGTCTTGAAGGAGTGACTTTTGCAAGCCTGTCCTTATATGACACCGTCTGTCTGGTGACACTAGACGGGGCAACATGACAGTTCTTAAAAGGGCCAAAttgctttcattaaaaagagAGTAAGACCAGCAGTAAACGCCAAACAATGACACATTTAACGAGTTATAACTTTTGCAGGTAAAAGAATGTATACTACCTGCAAactcaggtgtgtttgtttaatgctGCCACAACATATGAGGGAGCCTGCGACATCTGTCTCACCaactccctctcttttttctcctctccctctagATACAGGTTTGCTGGATATGTGTTAAGACAAAGTCAGTAACAAACGAAATGcattttcatgtattcattttatgttgtcaattgtatttatacaCATTCGCAAATTAATTCCACGCTTCAGAGACACAAGATCCTCCAACAAAAATGGGCCTAACAAGTGAAGATAgtagagcagagagaagaggtttTTGAGAGCCAAGAGCGAGACACTTCCCTCACACACCCAGTGAACATTGGCTAGAAAGGCAGAGGATTGTCTCCGGCAGCCACAGCAGAGCCGAAACAGAGCCGAAATGCAACACAGCTGCATCCGGTGGACATTGTGGGTTAACTCCATGTCTATTTCCTAGATGACACAGTTTAAAGCAGAGACCATTTTACACTGTGCGTCTCCTCCCATCTTGTACAACACACTATAATTTGCTCCCCCTTCTTCATGTGCAGTGTCACTGAACAGACAAGACAAGTTGCAGTGAGTATAGTTCAGGATTGCACTAAAGCACTGACTTGATAAGCAAGTGAACAAATTAGGTAAACAAagataaaactgacaaaaactatcatttacattttttggcttttctttgtctctgcccTTTTGGGATGTTTCTAAATCCCCCTCTCCATTTCAATGGCGAAGACGAGTTCTTACTCAGACGGGCCCCTTGTTAAATGTGCAGCTGTTTAGTTACTGTAAGCTGTTAAGAGGAGCTTTGCTGAGAGAGGccttaagagagagagagacacacacacacacaaacacttcaatCAGTAGAGCTGCTAATCTGGCCTGCTGGGATCTGAGCAGCTGTCTGTCCCTCTGATTAACCCCCCTGCAGGGTGAGGCAGGCTTCGGAGGGAGGAATGGAAGGAGGAATGAGAGCGGAGGAGGAATCACTGCTACCTACAAACATAAACATTCATCCTTTGGGGGGAAGGGAAGGTGAATGATGTGAGGGTAACATCCCtttcacaaaatgacaaaataaatcaacttATCCAGTCTTGTCCAGTTGCTGTCGTACTGACAGGGTACACTAGAGGGATtataaagaggaaaaggaagggTCTTACTTACTCTACTTTATTATGGACCTTGCTTTTGTGTTGTAAGTGAGGTGAAGGGTCAAACTTAACTGGCAAACAGAGTTTTGATGTTGCCCAGCACCAATGTTGCAACTCCTCCCTTCCCATAACACTCACTATTTTCCTGCCTCTTAAAATTCCAACGGAGTATCTCCTGACCACTACAACAAATTCCCACCTcgctttctcctctctctcgaTTTTCATTATTCcttgttctattctattctacttCTTCCTTCCCTGACAAGCCCTTAACCGTCCGATGATAatcctctctcttcacctcaCTCCTGTACTTCCACAGAGACAGGATGCTGACATAGACTGGGACCCGATATACACAGCAGGCCCCCTCTCcagcaaacaggaaaacagccaCAAGCTAGGAAGCTAGTGAGGGCCCTCTTCCTGTGGGGTGCTATCACCTCataatcccccccaccccccagcccACAGAGAGCACCAAACAGAGGGGGAGGGATATGAGAAATAGCACATTACTCCTTACGTGtgagtgcgcatgcgccgaccgtgcatgcagcctgttacagtcgctcctgtttgttttcttattttttcttacttttctcctttattcctttatttaactcagtactttttaaaaatattgtataatttccccccagggatcaataaagtatttctgattctgaccaACAAAACTGCATAATATGTTCATAGACTTTCTGACATGTTTTATCCATACTGATGTTGATAATATCAGCTAGGGATGCTAATATCTATTTCATGATCAAATCCCTTGATATATTAACCAATTAACCATCCAAGGAGCTTCCAGTCaaagtgaagacagaaagaaatttCTGAATTAGTAAAATGTAcctaaaacacaacataatgcATACCATTTGAAATTATTTGCTGCTAATAAGAACATcttattagaaaaaaaaacaataaaatgaatctCAACACAGCCAATTggtttcatctgtgtgttttttcatttatcatttaaccTGTAATGTCACCACAATGTTAACCATTCCGCTACTTGCACAACCACATAGGGGTAAAAATTGTAACTGCAACAACTTCACCTCCACTTTCAACTCAACTTAACAGGATGTGCTCACAGTTGACTTCAAAAGCCTTAACGTGAACAAGAACCATGTGTTTCTGGGTTTAGGAAACTTTGAAATTCTATAAAAGTTGTGATTGTCAGTGCAAAACCactactgaaaaacaaactcagtATCCTCCCTGCTAGTTCAACAAACTCTTATGTTACTCAACCTTGCAATTGTTTTTATGCCTTGGTTACAGATGAGTGCTGACACTGAGACATAAGA
This genomic window from Enoplosus armatus isolate fEnoArm2 chromosome 24, fEnoArm2.hap1, whole genome shotgun sequence contains:
- the LOC139306934 gene encoding radixin, which produces MPKPINVRVTTMDAELEFAIQPNTTGKQLFDQVVKTVGLREVWFFGLQYVDSKGYITWLKLNKKVTQQDVKKENPLQFKFRAKFFPEDVSEELIQEITQRLFFLQVKEAILNDENYCPPETAVLLASYSVQAKYGDYNKDAHKPGYLTHDRLLPQRVLEQHKLTKEQWEDRIQTWHEEHRGMLREDSMMEYLKIAQDLEMYGVNYFEIKNKKGTQLWLGVDALGLNIYEHEDKLTPKIGFPWSEIRNISFNDKKFVIKPIDKKAPDFVFYAPRLRINKRILALCMGNHELYMRRRKPDTIEVQQMKAQAREEKHHKQMERAQLENEKKKREYAEKEKERIEREKEELMERLRQIEEQTMRAQKELEEQTRRAMELEQERKRAREEAERLERERQVAEEAKGELAKQAEDQQKTQEQLAAELAEFTAKIALLEEAKRKKDDEATEWQHKALSAQEDLEKTKEELKTAMTVVPAPLGGSAESEHDEQDENHAEASAELSNEGVSQLDLRSEEARVTEAQKNERVKKQLQTLSSELAEARDETKKTQNDVLHAENVKAGRDKYKTLRQIRQGNTKQRIDEFESM